From a region of the Streptomyces caniferus genome:
- a CDS encoding trypsin-like serine peptidase gives MSDALSETSASVRRPLRGRAMGLAVAGAALALAAPVPATAVAGQARAASADPVSVLAYTAKERQEALTYWTPARIKAVGKSVDLGPTGPKAKPWQGTAMKTVGRLFFVNASGADTWCTATAVKSANRSAVMTAAHCVRRGSSPDNTNIAMVFVPGYSKGKMPYGAFAVRSAATPRNWENDSTDDVSTLVVDTDKNGLKLTDVVGGQDIDFNRPAGGTISSFGYSATRPQLGEELLRCVGTAKKQSGLQAIPCDMSGGSSGGPWLADFNATTGKGILVSVNSSLDSLTPTQMQGEVLGTLAKKVYDRAQHS, from the coding sequence ATGTCCGACGCTCTGTCCGAGACCTCCGCTTCCGTGCGCCGGCCCCTTCGTGGCCGGGCCATGGGCCTGGCCGTGGCCGGTGCGGCCCTCGCCCTCGCTGCCCCGGTCCCGGCGACGGCCGTGGCCGGGCAGGCCCGTGCCGCCTCTGCCGACCCGGTGTCCGTTCTGGCGTACACCGCAAAGGAGCGCCAGGAAGCCCTGACCTACTGGACACCCGCCCGCATCAAGGCCGTCGGGAAGTCCGTGGACCTCGGTCCGACCGGACCGAAGGCCAAACCGTGGCAGGGCACCGCCATGAAGACCGTGGGGCGGCTCTTCTTCGTCAACGCGAGCGGCGCAGACACCTGGTGCACGGCCACTGCCGTGAAAAGCGCCAACCGCTCCGCCGTGATGACCGCGGCACACTGCGTGCGCCGGGGCTCCTCACCCGACAACACCAACATCGCGATGGTGTTCGTCCCCGGCTACAGCAAGGGCAAGATGCCTTACGGCGCGTTCGCGGTCCGCTCTGCCGCGACCCCGCGCAACTGGGAGAACGACTCCACCGACGACGTGTCCACACTGGTCGTCGACACCGACAAGAACGGCCTTAAGCTCACCGACGTCGTGGGCGGCCAGGACATCGACTTCAACCGCCCCGCCGGCGGCACCATCTCCTCCTTCGGCTACTCCGCCACCCGCCCGCAGCTCGGCGAGGAGCTCCTGCGCTGCGTCGGCACGGCGAAGAAGCAGAGCGGCCTGCAGGCCATCCCCTGCGACATGAGCGGCGGCTCCAGTGGCGGCCCGTGGCTCGCCGACTTCAATGCCACCACCGGCAAGGGCATCCTGGTCTCGGTCAACAGTTCGCTGGACTCCCTGACGCCGACCCAGATGCAGGGAGAAGTCCTGGGAACCCTGGCCAAGAAGGTGTACGACCGGGCCCAGCACAGCTGA
- a CDS encoding nucleotidyltransferase domain-containing protein encodes MHADPIDLARRLVQRRFPDALAVVLAGSTAAGRATASSDLDIAVLVGDGGETCRETLRFEGRLVELFIHTPTGLGELFAADVASRRAVLQSMYATGLVLLDTGGEAGRARSRAEADLRNGPPALEPETVENKRYSLTDALDDLADAGDPVERLAVAGVVLNVAADLLFDHHRAWVGGGKWLPRRLLEADVECGGALLEGHRHLCETGDPALMIEAAERVLDIVGGPLREGYRRTWRGASEPVAARNAG; translated from the coding sequence ATGCATGCGGACCCGATTGACCTCGCTCGGCGTCTTGTACAGCGCCGTTTTCCCGATGCTCTCGCCGTCGTCCTGGCCGGATCCACCGCCGCGGGACGGGCGACGGCCAGCAGTGACCTGGACATCGCGGTGCTCGTGGGGGACGGCGGTGAGACCTGCCGGGAGACGCTCCGGTTCGAGGGGCGTCTTGTGGAGCTCTTCATCCACACCCCCACCGGTCTCGGGGAACTCTTCGCCGCAGACGTCGCCTCGCGTCGTGCGGTGCTGCAGAGCATGTATGCCACCGGCCTCGTCCTGCTCGACACCGGGGGAGAGGCCGGACGTGCCCGGTCGCGGGCCGAGGCCGACCTCCGCAACGGTCCGCCGGCCCTGGAGCCCGAGACAGTCGAGAACAAGAGGTACAGCCTGACCGACGCGCTGGATGATCTGGCGGACGCGGGCGACCCCGTCGAACGTCTGGCGGTGGCCGGGGTCGTCCTCAACGTCGCTGCTGACCTGCTGTTCGACCACCACCGCGCCTGGGTCGGGGGCGGGAAGTGGCTGCCCCGGCGGCTGCTGGAGGCTGACGTCGAGTGCGGCGGTGCCCTTCTCGAAGGGCACCGCCATCTTTGTGAGACGGGCGACCCGGCCCTAATGATCGAGGCGGCCGAACGGGTCCTCGACATCGTGGGCGGGCCGCTCCGCGAGGGCTATCGCAGGACATGGCGGGGAGCCAGCGAACCCGTCGCCGCGCGCAACGCAGGCTGA